The following proteins are encoded in a genomic region of Salminus brasiliensis chromosome 25, fSalBra1.hap2, whole genome shotgun sequence:
- the znf507 gene encoding zinc finger protein 507, producing MEDSSGVAVLVPHPRDQQEAVFTPEPHLHDDQQKQQQQQQHKQAADSLIQVIEKLSKIVEKRPRRCALPGKKRPSMTCASVTVADSREGSGGASPCKISRVQAEEGQAAAEPSNGGPRTITCYQCSLCRFLSPTLSTLKEHLKQHDEQHSDLILMCSECHFTSSHQEELEAHVKLHLVQGAESREGVQGRTGFSGSKSETESGKAPAAPKKWYSYDNGKYCCLICSYECRQQRNLKTHAWKHAGLVDCSYPIFEDEADQREVNPVHTLGTSPSLAHSKEDEGIVVLTPAEDKGQVLHSGPSVQMELCSLDAVKCDEMVAAEAKDLEGPMDNVFSIKGPLTEEPILEVQVTPEAQMELELETDSQQISSDSLLSSAQKIISCSGNGAGHVNVIVERLPCAEEPVASRPLLLSPEVAGDKTLLASKEVGLENQPLQSHYEAQEEVVIGWSGGNEQLETEKGASDDLPPDENVPPARRRTHSECLRLHSLAAEALVAMPMRAPELSKSTVKGMVGLGTQIPDTGQRIIELSAASAATAHSKTPSGTVSGPASLLNLGLGGVPQGSREEVLAEGPSKAGISMSLLTVIERLRERSDQNASDEDILKELQDNAQSQHSAGVAGMVVGSGEASIPDSGLVEYIAGSERPYRCRMCLYSSGNKGYIKQHLRVHRQRQPYQCPICEHIACDSKDLESHMIHHCKTRMYSCKQCSDTFHYKSQLRNHEREQHGLGDTSAALTAVCETTVGTDESEKMTDEGEKMTDEDLASDQKVYKCDVCDYTSSTYVGVRNHRRIHNSDKPYRCCNCDFATTNMNSLKSHMKRHPQEHQAVQLLEQYRCSLCGYVCSHPPSLKSHMWKHAGDQNYNYEQVNKAINEAISQSSRSPVVPAKVTVGNKEKSQPSVTCMLLFCCCICGFESTSKEKLMEHMKEHEGDIISIILSKEQQGSQLAEASPVQ from the exons ATGGAGGACAGCAGTGGCGTCGCGGTCCTGGTCCCTCACCCCAGGGATCAGCAGGAAGCTGTCTTCACCCCTGAACCACACCTACACGATgaccagcagaagcagcagcagcagcagcagcacaagcaAGCTGCCGACTCGCTTATCCAGGTGATCGAGAAGCTCAGTAAGATAGTGGAGAAGCGGCCACGGCGGTGCGCTCTCCCTGGGAAGAAGAGGCCCTCCATGACTTGTGCTTCAGTGACTGTCGCAGACAGCAGAGAGGGCAGTGGAGGAGCCTCCCCATGCAAGATATCGAGGGTGCAGGCTGAGGAGGGCCAGGCTGCTGCAGAGCCCAGTAACGGAGGTCCCCGGACAATAACCTGCTACCAGTGCAGCCTGTGCCGCTTCCTCTCGCCCACGTTAAGCACCCTGAAGGAACACCTCAAACAGCATGACGAGCAGCACAGCGACCTCATCCTCATGTGCTCGGAGTGTCACTTCACCTCTAGCCACCAAGAGGAGCTGGAGGCACATGTTAAGCTCCACCTTGTGCAAGGGGCTGAGTCGAGGGAAGGCGTGCAAGGGAGGACAGGGTTTTCCGGCTCGAAATCTGAAACTGAATCTGGGAAAGCACCCGCGGCACCTAAAAAGTGGTACAGCTATGACAATG GAAAGTATTGTTGCCTGATCTGCAGCTACGAGTGCAGACAGCAACGGAACCTGAAAACGCATGCCTGGAAGCACGCCGGCCTGGTGGACTGCTCGTACCCAATATTTGAAGATGAGGCTGACCAGCGTGAAGTCAATCCTGTACACACCCTCGGCACCAGCCCCTCCCTGGCTCACAGTAAAGAAGATGAGGGCATAGTGGTCCTAACACCTGCAGAAGACAAAGGCCAGGTTCTACACAGTGGGCCCTCTGTTCAAATGGAGCTGTGTTCACTAGATGCAGTGAAATGTGATGAGATGGTGGCAGCAGAAGCCAAGGATCTTGAGGGACCCATGGACAACGTTTTCTCCATTAAAGGACCCCTGACAGAGGAGCCTATATTGGAAGTTCAGGTGACCCCGGAAGCACAGATGGAGTTGGAGCTGGAAACAGACAGCCAGCAGATAAGCTCGGACAGCCTGCTGTCTTCGGCTCAGAAGATCATCAGTTGCAGCGGAAATGGCGCCGGCCACGTTAATGTCATTGTAGAGAGGCTGCCCTGTGCAGAGGAGCCGGTAGCAAGCAGGCCTCTCCTTTTGAGCCCCGAGGTGGCCGGAGACAAGACCCTACTGGCTTCTAAAGAGGTGGGGTTGGAGAACCAGCCCCTCCAGAGCCACTACGAGGCGCAAGAGGAAGTTGTGATTGGCTGGAGTGGCGGAAACGAACAGCTGGAAACAGAGAAGGGAGCATCTGATGATTTGCCCCCAGACGAGAACGTGCCTCCAGCCCGGAGAAGGACGCACTCTGAGTGTTTGAGGCTCCACTCTTTGGCAGCAGAAGCCCTTGTGGCCATGCCCATGAGAGCTCCGGAGCTAAGCAAATCCACTGTTAAGGGAATGGTGGGTCTTGGCACCCAGATCCCAGACACAGGCCAAAGAATTATCGAGCTGTCGGCAGCTTCTGCTGCCACGGCCCACTCGAAGACTCCTTCAGGAACCGTCTCGGGTCCAGCTTCCCTGCTGAATCTTGGCCTAGGTGGGGTCCCGCAAGGGTCCAGGGAAGAAGTCCTGGCTGAGGGACCTTCTAAAGCTGGAATTAGCATGTCCCTGCTGACTGTAATTGAACGGCTGCGTGAGAGGTCGGACCAGAATGCCTCGGATGAGGATATTCTGAAGGAGCTGCAGGACAATGCTCAGAGTCAACACAGTGCTGGGGTTGCGGGGATGGTGGTGGGGTCAGGGGAAGCTTCTATCCCAGATAGCGGACTGGTAGAGTACATCGCTGGGAGCGAAAGGCCATACCGCTGCCGTATGTGCCTCTACAGCAGCGGGAACAAGGGCTACATCAAGCAGCACCTGCGCGTCCACAGACAGAGGCAGCCCTACCAGTGTCCAATTTGCGAGCACATTGCCTGCGACAGCAAGGACCTGGAGAGCCACATGATCCATCACTGCAAGACTCGCATGTACTCCTGCAAACAATGCAGCGACACTTTCCACTATAAG AGTCAGCTGAGGAACCACGAGAGGGAGCAGCATGGGTTGGGAGACACTTCGGCAGCCCTGACGGCTGTCTGCGAAACCACAGTCGGCACAGACGAGTCTGAGAAGATGACAGACGAGGGTGAGAAGATGACAGACGAGG ACTTGGCCAGTGATCAAAAAGTGTACAAATGTGACGTGTGTGACTACACCAGCTCGACATACGTTGGAGTGAGGAACCATCGCAGGATTCACAATTCTGACAAGCCCTACAG GTGCTGCAATTGTGACTTCGCCACCACCAATATGAACAGCCTGAAGAGCCACATGAAGCGACACCCGCAGGAGCACCAGGCTGTGCAGCTGCTGGAGCAGTATAG GTGTTCTCTATGTGGTTACGTGTGCAGTCATCCTCCATCCCTCAAGTCCCACATGTGGAAGCACGCTGGAGATCAGAACTACAACTATGAACAAGTGAACAAGGCCATCAACGAGGCCATCTCCCAGAGCAGCCG GTCTCCGGTTGTGCCTGCCAAAGTTACCGTGGGCAATAAGGAGAAATCACAGCCTAGCGTGACCTGCATGTTGCTCTTCTGCTGCTGCATCTGTGGCTTTGAGTCCACCAGCAAAGAGAAGCTGATGGAGCACATGAAGGAGCATGAGGGAGACATCATCAGTATCATACTGAGCAAGGAACAGCAGGGAAGCCAGCTTGCAGAGGCTAGCCCAGTGCAGTGA